The genomic region GACCGGGCTCGGCGGGCGCCCCTTCATGCTGCTCGGCGCGCAGGGCCGGGGCCCGGGCGGCAATCCGAGCTGGGACCGTGACTGGCCGAAGCTCGACGGCTGGAAGCGCTGGATCACCTTCGCGGACTCCGGCCACTTCACCTTCAGCGACTTCCCGGTCTTCGGCGATCAGCTGGGCCTCCCGGACGCCGAAGCCCCGCTGTCCGGCACCCGCTCGGTCGAGCTGACCCGGCGCTACGTCGCAGCCTTCTTCGACCAGCACCTGGGCGGCGTGCCCCAGCCCGTCCTGGACGGCCCCTCCGCCGACGCGCCGGAGGTCCGCTTCCACACCCCGTGAGCCGCTCCTCGCTCAGACCACCGTCACCGGGTGCCGCACGACCGCGTCGAAGAGGTAGCCCTGCGTGTTGTGGGCGGCCGTCGCGGGCTGCGTGCGCCCGGTGGCGTCGGTCGCCCGGGCCAGCAGCGCCGTGGCGCCGGTGGCCCGCGGGGTCCACGGCAGCGACCAGCGCACCCAGCTGCCCCGGCGCGGCGCGTCGTGCAACCGGGCCCGCTGCCAGCGGACCCCGCCGTCGGTACTGACCTCCACCCGCAGCACGGGGGCCGCGCCCGACCAGGAGCGGCCGGTCAGCAGCCGCGTCCGGTGCACGGGAACGGTCGCTCCCAGCTCCAGCTCGAAGGCGCTCTTGAGGGTCTGCCGGGTGAACGGGGCGCCCTCTGCCGGATACCCGGGCCCGAACAGCTGGTAGGTGTCGGTGTTCCACGGCGAGTACAGCGCCCGGCCGCTCACCTCGATGTCACCGACCCACTTGACCGAGGAGATCCCGGTCCACTCCGGTACCACGAGGCGGACCGGACCGCCGTGGTCGGGCGGCAGCGGCCGCCCGTTCATCTCGTAGGCGAGCAGTACGTCGTCCAGCGCCTTCGAGACCGGCATCGGGCGCCGCACCCGCCCGAGGTTCACCCCGTTCGTGACCACCTCGCCGTCCAGACCGCGCGGCAGGATGTCGACGGCGCCGCGCGTCACCCCCGCCAGCCGCAGCACGTCCGACAGCCGCGCCCCGCGCCAGTGGCCGACACCGATTCCGCCCAGGGTCCAGGCGGTGCCGCTGACCGGCTGGCCCTGCTGGGTGGCGTAGAAGCTGCGGCCGTTGCCCGCGCACTCGATGAACAGCGTCCGCTCGACCGCCGGCAGCGCGCGCAGCCGGTCGTACGAGAACTCGACCGGGCCGCCCGCCAGCCCGTCGCCCCACACCTTCAGCTGCCATCCGCCGGCTTCGATCCGCGGGGTGGAGGTGTGGTTCCGTACGAAGAACCGGTCGACGGGAGTGAGCGGGCCGGTGCCGCGCAGGGCGGCGAAGTTCGTCTCCGCGTTGGTGCCGCGGATGGTGAACAGCTCGGGCGGCAGCGGCTTGACGATTCCGGGCGACGCGGCCCCGTCGTCTGCGGTGGTCGCGTCGGTCGCGGCCGAGGCCGTCCCGGCCGCGCCCAGCCCCAGGGATCCGGCGGCGGTCCCCGCCGCGAACAGCCTGAGCAGGTCCCGGCGGTCCACTCCGGCGGAGCGGGCGTGGCCGCGCGCCCACTGCCGCAGGCGCGTGCGGTCGTACCGGATCTCGTCCGACGGGTCGAAGGGCATGACGGTGGCACTCCTCGGTCGCGGTTTCCCCACGGACCGCGGGGGCCCGGGGCGAGCTGCGAAAGACATTCCCACCGTGATCGCCACGCATCCACACCAAGGCGGCAATGGCCGATTACCGCTGGTCCGCCGACTTTCGGCAGGATGTGCGGCATGACCGAGATCCGTACCCCCCGACTCCTCCTCCGCCGCTGGACCGACGACGACCTCGTCCCCCTGTCGGAGATCAACGCCGACCCGGAGGTGATGCGCTGGATCGGTGACGGCTCCACCCGCGACCTGGACCAGACCGCCGAGGACATCGAGCGCTGGGAGGAGGAGTGGGACGAGGAGGGCTTCGGGCTCTTCGCGGTGGAGCTCCTCGGATCCGGCGAGCTCATCGGCGTCGTCGGCCTCTCGGTGCCCGAGTACCTGCCCGAGGTGATGCCCGCGGTGGACATCAGCTGGCGGCTCGGCCGCCAGTACTGGGGCCAGGGCTACGCGTCCGAGGCCGCTCAGGCCACGCTGGAGTTCGCGCTCCAGGACCGCGGACTCGACCGGGTCATCGCGGTCAACCGGGCGGGCAACGACGATTCCGAGAACGTGATCCGCAAGCTCGGCATGGTACTGGACCGCGACACGACCGAACCCAAGCACCACTACCTCCTGCAGGTCCACAGCATCGACCTGACCGAGTACGAGGCCTGATTCCCCGCGGCCCCGCAGCCCCGCCGTCGCCCAGCCGCCGCGCCGAGCCGCCGCTCAGGCGGGGGCGGTGCCCGGAGCCTGGGCCCCGTGGCCCGCGCGGATCGCGGTGAGGGCAGCGGCGTGCAGGGCCGCGGGGGCGCCGTGGTGGGGGAGGGGGCTGCCGGTGAGCGTGTACCACTCGTCGGCGTCGGTGTACTGGACGTCGAACCGAGCCAGGCCACCGGCCGCCGCCGTGGTGCGCAGGGTGAGCGGGCCGGTGATGACGCCGACCTCGTCGGTCATCGCGCCGCCCGGCCCGGCCAGCACCCGGTCCTGCCACTGCTGTCCGTCCGTCATGAGGTACAGGTGTCCAGCATGGTGGCGAGCATCTTCTTCTCCGGTTCGGTGACGGTCAGCGCATAGGTGGATTTGACGGTGGTCCAGGCCCGTCCGTACTGGCACCAGGCGGCCTTGTCCGGCGGCTGCCAGAGGTCCGGGCTCTGGTCGCCCTTGGAACGGTTCGAGGCCGCGGTCACGGCCAGCAGCTGCGGGTGGGTCAGGTCGTTGGCGAAGGCCTTGCGCCGGGCGGAGTCCCAGTCGGCCGCGCCCGAGCGCCAGCCCTCGGCGAGCGGCACCATGTGGTCGATGTCCATCTTCGCCGCGTCCGTGACCTGCACCCCGTCGTAGAAGCTCTTCCAGGTGCCGGAGACGGCGCGGCACTCGGAGTCCCGTGCCACGTCCGTGCCGTCCCGCTGGAGGACCACCTCGCGGGTGTCGCACTTGTCGCCCTGCTGTGCCCAGTGCGTGAACTTGTCGCGGCTGTACCCTGCCATCGTCCCGGCCGGCGCCACCTTCAGGGCGGCCAGCTGGGTCCGGGCCACGGCCGTCGTGACCATGCCCGGCAGCACGTCCCCGCCGGCGGGCTTGCCGTCGGCCGGTACGGAGGCCTTGGGGGTGGCGCGCGGGGCGGAGGGCTTCGCGTCCGGGCCCGTTCCCGACGGGGCCGGACCGGAGCAGCCCGCCACGGTCAGCAGCAGCGACGCCAGCAGGACCGCGGCAGGCACCCGTATCTGACGAACCATGAACCCCACCCCGAACCGACTTCGCGTCAATGTTCCCTGAACACTACCCAGAACCGGACATAAAACCGACCTCCCACCCTCCGGCGGGCGTTGTCAGTGGCGCTCGCTAGTCTCCCGGCATACCGCAGCTCAGGGGGGCTTTGACCCCCGTGTCAGGGCTGCGCGGACATGGCCGGGACAGGCGGAGGGACGCGGGCTGATGGCATGGGTGGCGGCAGGCGAGGGGTACGAGATCGCCCTGGTGGAAGGGCGGGTGGCGGCACGGCCGACCACCGGCCGGTCGGCGGGGCGGCAGCTGAAGACCCTGCCCAAGGCGCTGAAGGACCATCCCGAGGTGGACCGGCTGCGCAGGCTCGCCGAATGGCTCGACCGGCACGCGGCCGCCTGCGTCGCCCAGGTCGACACCTGGATGGTGTCCTCGCTGCCCGTGCCGACCGCACTGCTCGCCCGCGTGTGGCCGGACGAGGCCTGGCAGAGCGCCCTTCGCGACCTGGCCGTGGTCGGCGACGACCCCGACGAGGTGGGCTTCCTGCGGGACGCCACCGAGTCCGGTGAGCTGAAGGTGGTCAACCTCGACGGCGAGACCGTACGGCTGTCCCCGCGCACGGTGACCCTGCCGCACCCGGTGCTGCTGCCCGACCTGGAGGACGTACGGGACTTCGCGGCCGAACTGGGCATCGTGCAGCGGGTCGAGCAGATCCACCGCGCCACGTGGCGCAAGCCCGCCGGGCTCGCGCCCACCGCCACCGAGGTACGCGACTACGCGGGCGGGGTGTTCCCCACCCGCTTCAGCCTCGCCGCCCGGGCGACCGGTCTCGGCTACCGGGTCTCCGGCGGCTACGCCACCTGCAAGGTCCGCGACACCGGCCGGGGCACGGAGGCCGCGGTGTGGATCGGCGAGCCCTACTACGACGACGAGACCACCACGGGCGCACTGACCTGGCACGGCGAGGACGGCCGGGCGGTGCCCCTGACCGAGGTCGGACCGGTCGCCTGGTCCGAGGGGATGCGGATGGCCGCGGCGCTGTACGCCGGGCGCAAGATCGAGGAGGGCGGGGACGCGTGAGCACCACCGACAGCAGCACCGAGAACACCATGACC from Streptomyces sp. NBC_00190 harbors:
- a CDS encoding sulfite oxidase is translated as MPFDPSDEIRYDRTRLRQWARGHARSAGVDRRDLLRLFAAGTAAGSLGLGAAGTASAATDATTADDGAASPGIVKPLPPELFTIRGTNAETNFAALRGTGPLTPVDRFFVRNHTSTPRIEAGGWQLKVWGDGLAGGPVEFSYDRLRALPAVERTLFIECAGNGRSFYATQQGQPVSGTAWTLGGIGVGHWRGARLSDVLRLAGVTRGAVDILPRGLDGEVVTNGVNLGRVRRPMPVSKALDDVLLAYEMNGRPLPPDHGGPVRLVVPEWTGISSVKWVGDIEVSGRALYSPWNTDTYQLFGPGYPAEGAPFTRQTLKSAFELELGATVPVHRTRLLTGRSWSGAAPVLRVEVSTDGGVRWQRARLHDAPRRGSWVRWSLPWTPRATGATALLARATDATGRTQPATAAHNTQGYLFDAVVRHPVTVV
- a CDS encoding GNAT family N-acetyltransferase, which translates into the protein MTEIRTPRLLLRRWTDDDLVPLSEINADPEVMRWIGDGSTRDLDQTAEDIERWEEEWDEEGFGLFAVELLGSGELIGVVGLSVPEYLPEVMPAVDISWRLGRQYWGQGYASEAAQATLEFALQDRGLDRVIAVNRAGNDDSENVIRKLGMVLDRDTTEPKHHYLLQVHSIDLTEYEA
- a CDS encoding HNH endonuclease family protein → MVRQIRVPAAVLLASLLLTVAGCSGPAPSGTGPDAKPSAPRATPKASVPADGKPAGGDVLPGMVTTAVARTQLAALKVAPAGTMAGYSRDKFTHWAQQGDKCDTREVVLQRDGTDVARDSECRAVSGTWKSFYDGVQVTDAAKMDIDHMVPLAEGWRSGAADWDSARRKAFANDLTHPQLLAVTAASNRSKGDQSPDLWQPPDKAAWCQYGRAWTTVKSTYALTVTEPEKKMLATMLDTCTS
- a CDS encoding DUF4132 domain-containing protein — its product is MAWVAAGEGYEIALVEGRVAARPTTGRSAGRQLKTLPKALKDHPEVDRLRRLAEWLDRHAAACVAQVDTWMVSSLPVPTALLARVWPDEAWQSALRDLAVVGDDPDEVGFLRDATESGELKVVNLDGETVRLSPRTVTLPHPVLLPDLEDVRDFAAELGIVQRVEQIHRATWRKPAGLAPTATEVRDYAGGVFPTRFSLAARATGLGYRVSGGYATCKVRDTGRGTEAAVWIGEPYYDDETTTGALTWHGEDGRAVPLTEVGPVAWSEGMRMAAALYAGRKIEEGGDA